A region from the Ptychodera flava strain L36383 chromosome 12, AS_Pfla_20210202, whole genome shotgun sequence genome encodes:
- the LOC139145328 gene encoding protein phosphatase Slingshot homolog 1-like isoform X5: MYQCNVMVGQSLEVGDETDDTCKRVRHQRLQRSFSQSFVAIKGAALILPQGDENVERPATKRTVVGDLQTHLQSMFMLLRPQDTVKLAVRLESIHQNRIRYLVVVSCIGRQDTQESVLLGVDYKDKATIGLVLPIWRDTTINLDGDGGFTISSNEKIHIFKPVSVQALWSALQCLNKNADVARMNNYFSGGLHLTWTCYYESKIRSEQSCINEWNEMLDIESRRKEAPSNIAELTSEREITERLIRAKLREVMMKVDLDNTTSKQVRLLMEEEMGISLTKYKWFVDEEIIIILRQMDSASKIFDHVYLGSEWNASNLEELKQNGIGFILNLTREIDNFYPGTFEYKNIRVYDNEETDLLKYWDDTYKFMDKARELGSKVLVHCKMGVSRSAATVIAYAMKEYGWSLKKTFQHVKDRRNCINPNSAFMNQLEEYEGILGASKQRHNKLWRSKSETDLEGDKQSVEGEIPPSCPAGLLTTDDIREMMMSPRPKSWSPDDAATQQLIESMDEYHTSTPMDQEEDDDGSEGPTPDLDDVEQPDSGATARPEENLDTDWGQDSESKNLELSGTQDSTDQSIMIVVTPTEESPCESILNTVSVSETLHESDLENRTVEDTELTSGEVAGDCTDSLDKAESTKPNIAISEQPAEMPHCGSSDADDCQKDTEVSIEKAETEPVKELIKVEVQGTDSAGNFISEVAVIEKSSGACVKREVTCEALENEGGTEISKEVEGDEEQGETGSNEENIDTYTKESIPWNPGTVQRHKQELEERLKSELSKAETSRTGRESRDSSGVSSRSSSPTSPQSSTEDLSTGELVESGQEVDKTLCQEEAETMETEKQDEDASEEEGERDTVPEPGTVKRTMEIFHKQIEKEAKEASRDRVSSWEKDTHSDDSSRSSRASSIDDVRPTGKTEDASRQSDGEVVWENDDELSDRSDGEVKEEEGTTQKDGSEEKKEHKFVVIAGEEMQYEPGYVKRFTLDFEQMFAEVVHKAKKPIPLEDETDDAPVGDTIKDSPSGDGKENACSLSEFTGVGGILKEPSKEGEVSQTEDETSNKQTDETSDDAEVKAQATTESSEQDTSESNCTVKSSYKEEMIELPVGTVKQQREAIEGKTSKDASQLKKSEEEHHEWVKEGKLTVEEVRKIRDLGKLILGKEDEHKVKKQRKSKDSGGGACQKGMTQSCSDENLPKLAGIPTNSVKEKAMQLELTGTFSQPELKRSASVAKMSDELVTPEDPFPPEFPQPDQGHEDEGLRLLRDSQSGGGQQDSTVKGLVGIFNRNSVNLDSERKESAGSSRSAVSEDDNQGGEVSPSSQVKIIDQRPSDSDGANSEPKQGSAQSTAPDGGSGGTSVASSTSANIGPSASAGTSVGSTACGCSARGMSRSESASPTEALFLKPKDQGEEEASGLTSRKVRTQHGKTHPLSKLNTQRSANQYYNTM, translated from the exons ATGTACCAGTGTAATGTCATGGTTGGACAAAGTCTG GAAGTTGGCGATGAAACAGATGATACATGTAAGAGAGTTCGACATCAAAGACTTCAGAGAAG CTTCAGTCAGAGTTTTGTGGCAATCAAAGGAGCTGCCTTGATCCTTCCACAAGGAGATGAAAATGTGGAACGACCAGCCACCAAGCGGACAG TTGTTGGGGACCTACAGACACATCTACAATCTATGTTCATGCTGCTGCGTCCTCAGGACACTGTAAAATTG GCTGTTAGACTTGAAAGTATTCATCAAAATAGAATTCGCTACCTGGTGGTGGTTAGCTGCATAGGACGACAAGACACTCAGGAGAGTGTTTTGTTAGGTGTTGATTACAAAGACAAGGCAACCATTGGGCTTGTACTGCCAATATGGAGAGACACCACCATCAATTTAGATGGAGATGG TGGTTTTACAATCTCTTCCAATGAAAAGATCCACATATTCAAGCCAGTCTCCGTGCAAGCTTTGTG GTCTGCCCTGCAGTGTTTGAATAAGAACGCAGATGTGGCAAGAATGAACAACTATTTCAGCGGCGGTCTGCACCTCACCTGGACGTGTTACTATGAATCCAAGATCAGGTCAGAACAATCCTGCATCAATGAATGGAACGAAATGCTGGATATCGAAAGTCGTCGTAAGGAAGCACCATCCAACATAGCCGAACT TACCTCAGAAAGAGAAATCACAGAGAGGCTCATCAGGGCCAAACTACGTGAAGTCATGATGAAAGTTGACCTTGATAATACCACTAGCAAACAG GTTCGCCTACTCATGGAAGAGGAGATGGGAATCAGTTTGACTAAATACAAGTggtttgttgatgaagaaatcaTAATTATTTTACGACAGATGGATTCTGCATCAAAGATATTCGACCATGTGTACTTA GGTTCTGAGTGGAACGCATCAAACCTGGAGGAGCTCAAACAAAATGG GATTGGGTTCATTCTAAACTTGACCAGAGAGATAGACAACTTCTACCCAGGAACCTTTGAATACAAGAATATTAGAGTTTATGACAATGAAGAGACTGATCTACTCAAGTATTGGGACGATACTTATAAATTTATGGACAAAGCAAG AGAGCTTGGCTCCAAGGTGCTTGTACACTGTAAGATGGGTGTCAGCAGATCAGCAGCCACT GTGATTGCCTACGCTATGAAGGAATATGGATGGTCGCTGAAGAAGACTTTCCAGCATGTGAAAGATCGGCGTAATTGTATCAATCCAAACTCTGCCTTCATGAACCAACTTGAAGAATATGAAGGAATTCTAGGTGCAAG CAAACAGAGGCATAACAAATTGTGGCGTAGCAAGTCAGAAACAGACTTAGAAGGTGACAAGCAGAGTGTGGAGGGAGAGATCCCACCAAGTTGTCCTGCTGGCCTGCTCACCACTGACGATATCCGTGAAATGATGATGTCACCCAGGCCAAAGTCATGGTCCCCGGACGACGCAGCCACCCAGCAACTCATTGAGTCCATGGATGAGTATCATACTTCCACACCGATGGACCAAGAGGAGGATGATGATGGGAGCGAAGGTCCCACTCCAGACCTGGATGATGTGGAGCAGCCGGACAGCGGGGCCACAGCAAGACCTGAGGAGAACTTAGACACGGATTGGGgccaagatagtgaatcaaaaAACTTAGAACTATCAGGGACACAAGACTCTACTGACCAGTCCATAATGATAGTTGTGACACCAACAGAGGAAAGCCCTTGTGAATCCATTTTGAACACTGTCTCAGTTTCAGAAACACTGCATGAGAGTGATCTCGAGAACAGAACAGTGGAAGACACAGAGCTCACATCAGGTGAAGTAGCCGGTGACTGCACAGACAGTCTTGACAAGGCTGAATCGACAAAACCAAATATTGCAATCTCAGAACAACCGGCAGAGATGCCCCATTGTGGAAGCAGCGATGCTGACGACTGTCAGAAGGATACCGAGGTATCCATTGAGAAGGCGGAGACAGAACCTGTCAAGGAACTCATCAAAGTTGAAGTTCAAGGTACTGACTCCGCTGGTAACTTCATCAGTGAGGTCGCCGTCATCGAGAAGTCATCAGGAGCGTGTGTGAAAAGGGAAGTGACTTGTGAAGCCCTGGAAAACGAAGGAGGCACAGAAATTTCCAAAGAAGTTGAAGGTGATGAGGAACAAGGTGAAACTGGCAGTAATGAAGAAAACATAGACACATATACAAAGGAATCTATACCATGGAACCCTGGCACTGTACAGAGACACAAGCAAGAGCTGGAGGAAAGGTTGAAATCTGAACTGTCTAAGGCAGAGACTAGCAGGACTGGGAGAGAGTCAAGGGACAGTTCTGGAGTGAGCAGTCGGTCAAGCAGTCCAACATCACCTCAAAGCAGTACTGAAGATCTCAGCACAGGTGAACTTGTCGAAAGCGGACAGGAAGTCGATAAAACACTTTGCCAGGAGGAGGCAGAAACCATGGAAACGGAAAAGCAAGATGAGGACGCATCTGAGGAAGAGGGTGAGAGAGACACTGTCCCGGAACCAGGCACAGTGAAAAGAACGATGGAAATTTTCCACAAACAGATTGAAAAAGAGGCAAAAGAGGCTTCCAGAGACAGAGTCTCATCTTGGGAAAAGGATACTCACTCAGACGACAGCTCTAGAAGCTCAAGAGCCAGCTCCATCGACGATGTAAGACCAACGGGGAAAACCGAAGACGCAAGCCGGCAGTCTGATGGAGAAGTTGTGTGGGAAAACGATGACGAACTGTCCGACAGGAGTGATGGAGAAGTGAAGGAAGAGGAAGGAACTACTCAAAAAGATGGCAGTGAAGAGAAAAAGGAGCACAAGTTTGTCGTCATCGCCGGGGAGGAAATGCAATATGAGCCCGGATATGTCAAAAGATTTACATTAGACTTTGAACAAATGTTTGCGGAGGTCGTGCACAAAGCAAAGAAACCAATCCCCCTGGAAGACGAGACTGACGATGCACCTGTAGGTGATACTATTAAGGATTCGCCAAGTGGGGATGGAAAAGAGAACGCTTGTAGTCTTTCAGAGTTCACAGGAGTTGGAGGAATTCTGAAAGAGCCATCCAAGGAAGGTGAAGTGAGCCAAACAGAAGACGAGACATCTAATAAACAGACAG ATGAAACAAGTGACGATGCAGAAGTGAAAGCACAGGCAACGACTGAAAGCAGTGAACAGGATACATCAGAAAGTAATTGTACTGTGAAATCCTCCTACAAAGAAGAAATGATTGAACTGCCAGTAGGGACTGTCAAACAACAAAGAGAGGCTATTGAAGGGAAAACCAGCAAAGATGCCAGCCAACTGAAGA AATCAGAAGAAGAGCATCATGAGTGGGTGAAGGAGGGAAAACTGACCGTTGAAGAAGTGAGAAAAATACGGGACCTCGGCAAATTGATTCTTGGCAAAGAAGACGAACATAAAGTGAAAAAGCAAAGGAAAAGTAAAGACTCTGGTGGTGGCGCATGTCAAAAAG GCATGACCCAGAGTTGCAGTGATGAAAATCTTCCAAAATTAGCAGGTATACCCACCAACTCAGTGAAGGAGAAAGCCATGCAGTTAGAACTCACCGGAACATTCAGTCAACCAGAGTTGAAAAGGTCGGCATCAGTTGCCAAGATGTCGGATGAACTAGTTACCCCGGAAGATCCGTTCCCTCCGGAGTTTCCACAACCGGATCAGGGACATGAAGACGAGGGACTGAGACTTTTGAGAGACTCACAGTCGGGTGGTGGACAGCAGGACAGTACCGTGAAGGGACTCGTCGGTATATTCAACCGAAATTCAGTGAATTTAGATTCAGAGAGGAAAGAGAGTGCCGGTAGCAGCAGATCAGCTGTGTCTGAGGATGATAATCAGGGGGGAGAGGTTTCACCGTCAAGCCAAGTGAAAATTATAGATCAAAGGCCCAGTGACTCTGATGGTGCTAATTCTGAACCAAAACAAGGCAGTGCCCAGTCAACAGCACCTGATGGTGGTAGTGGTGGGACCTCAGTGGCATCTAGTACCAGTGCAAACATTGGTCCTTCTGCCAGTGCTGGCACCAGTGTGGGCTCAACAGCGTGTGGCTGTTCTGCGAGAGGCATGTCTCGATCAGAGTCGGCAAGTCCAACCGAGGCTTTATTTTTGAAACCAAAGGATCAAGGTGAAGAGGAGGCGTCGGGATTGACATCTCGGAAAGTGAGAACACAGCACGGAAAGACTCATCCATTAAGTAAACTAAACACTCAGCGTAGTGCCAATCAATACTACAATACAATGTGA
- the LOC139145328 gene encoding protein phosphatase Slingshot homolog 1-like isoform X3, whose product MDKCLWRGVFYAAFCEIQEVGDETDDTCKRVRHQRLQRSFSQSFVAIKGAALILPQGDENVERPATKRTVVGDLQTHLQSMFMLLRPQDTVKLAVRLESIHQNRIRYLVVVSCIGRQDTQESVLLGVDYKDKATIGLVLPIWRDTTINLDGDGGFTISSNEKIHIFKPVSVQALWSALQCLNKNADVARMNNYFSGGLHLTWTCYYESKIRSEQSCINEWNEMLDIESRRKEAPSNIAELTSEREITERLIRAKLREVMMKVDLDNTTSKQVRLLMEEEMGISLTKYKWFVDEEIIIILRQMDSASKIFDHVYLGSEWNASNLEELKQNGIGFILNLTREIDNFYPGTFEYKNIRVYDNEETDLLKYWDDTYKFMDKARELGSKVLVHCKMGVSRSAATVIAYAMKEYGWSLKKTFQHVKDRRNCINPNSAFMNQLEEYEGILGASKQRHNKLWRSKSETDLEGDKQSVEGEIPPSCPAGLLTTDDIREMMMSPRPKSWSPDDAATQQLIESMDEYHTSTPMDQEEDDDGSEGPTPDLDDVEQPDSGATARPEENLDTDWGQDSESKNLELSGTQDSTDQSIMIVVTPTEESPCESILNTVSVSETLHESDLENRTVEDTELTSGEVAGDCTDSLDKAESTKPNIAISEQPAEMPHCGSSDADDCQKDTEVSIEKAETEPVKELIKVEVQGTDSAGNFISEVAVIEKSSGACVKREVTCEALENEGGTEISKEVEGDEEQGETGSNEENIDTYTKESIPWNPGTVQRHKQELEERLKSELSKAETSRTGRESRDSSGVSSRSSSPTSPQSSTEDLSTGELVESGQEVDKTLCQEEAETMETEKQDEDASEEEGERDTVPEPGTVKRTMEIFHKQIEKEAKEASRDRVSSWEKDTHSDDSSRSSRASSIDDVRPTGKTEDASRQSDGEVVWENDDELSDRSDGEVKEEEGTTQKDGSEEKKEHKFVVIAGEEMQYEPGYVKRFTLDFEQMFAEVVHKAKKPIPLEDETDDAPVGDTIKDSPSGDGKENACSLSEFTGVGGILKEPSKEGEVSQTEDETSNKQTDETSDDAEVKAQATTESSEQDTSESNCTVKSSYKEEMIELPVGTVKQQREAIEGKTSKDASQLKKSEEEHHEWVKEGKLTVEEVRKIRDLGKLILGKEDEHKVKKQRKSKDSGGGACQKGMTQSCSDENLPKLAGIPTNSVKEKAMQLELTGTFSQPELKRSASVAKMSDELVTPEDPFPPEFPQPDQGHEDEGLRLLRDSQSGGGQQDSTVKGLVGIFNRNSVNLDSERKESAGSSRSAVSEDDNQGGEVSPSSQVKIIDQRPSDSDGANSEPKQGSAQSTAPDGGSGGTSVASSTSANIGPSASAGTSVGSTACGCSARGMSRSESASPTEALFLKPKDQGEEEASGLTSRKVRTQHGKTHPLSKLNTQRSANQYYNTM is encoded by the exons ATGGACAAGTGTCTTTGGAGGGGAGTGTTCTATGCGGCTTTCTGTGAGATTCAG GAAGTTGGCGATGAAACAGATGATACATGTAAGAGAGTTCGACATCAAAGACTTCAGAGAAG CTTCAGTCAGAGTTTTGTGGCAATCAAAGGAGCTGCCTTGATCCTTCCACAAGGAGATGAAAATGTGGAACGACCAGCCACCAAGCGGACAG TTGTTGGGGACCTACAGACACATCTACAATCTATGTTCATGCTGCTGCGTCCTCAGGACACTGTAAAATTG GCTGTTAGACTTGAAAGTATTCATCAAAATAGAATTCGCTACCTGGTGGTGGTTAGCTGCATAGGACGACAAGACACTCAGGAGAGTGTTTTGTTAGGTGTTGATTACAAAGACAAGGCAACCATTGGGCTTGTACTGCCAATATGGAGAGACACCACCATCAATTTAGATGGAGATGG TGGTTTTACAATCTCTTCCAATGAAAAGATCCACATATTCAAGCCAGTCTCCGTGCAAGCTTTGTG GTCTGCCCTGCAGTGTTTGAATAAGAACGCAGATGTGGCAAGAATGAACAACTATTTCAGCGGCGGTCTGCACCTCACCTGGACGTGTTACTATGAATCCAAGATCAGGTCAGAACAATCCTGCATCAATGAATGGAACGAAATGCTGGATATCGAAAGTCGTCGTAAGGAAGCACCATCCAACATAGCCGAACT TACCTCAGAAAGAGAAATCACAGAGAGGCTCATCAGGGCCAAACTACGTGAAGTCATGATGAAAGTTGACCTTGATAATACCACTAGCAAACAG GTTCGCCTACTCATGGAAGAGGAGATGGGAATCAGTTTGACTAAATACAAGTggtttgttgatgaagaaatcaTAATTATTTTACGACAGATGGATTCTGCATCAAAGATATTCGACCATGTGTACTTA GGTTCTGAGTGGAACGCATCAAACCTGGAGGAGCTCAAACAAAATGG GATTGGGTTCATTCTAAACTTGACCAGAGAGATAGACAACTTCTACCCAGGAACCTTTGAATACAAGAATATTAGAGTTTATGACAATGAAGAGACTGATCTACTCAAGTATTGGGACGATACTTATAAATTTATGGACAAAGCAAG AGAGCTTGGCTCCAAGGTGCTTGTACACTGTAAGATGGGTGTCAGCAGATCAGCAGCCACT GTGATTGCCTACGCTATGAAGGAATATGGATGGTCGCTGAAGAAGACTTTCCAGCATGTGAAAGATCGGCGTAATTGTATCAATCCAAACTCTGCCTTCATGAACCAACTTGAAGAATATGAAGGAATTCTAGGTGCAAG CAAACAGAGGCATAACAAATTGTGGCGTAGCAAGTCAGAAACAGACTTAGAAGGTGACAAGCAGAGTGTGGAGGGAGAGATCCCACCAAGTTGTCCTGCTGGCCTGCTCACCACTGACGATATCCGTGAAATGATGATGTCACCCAGGCCAAAGTCATGGTCCCCGGACGACGCAGCCACCCAGCAACTCATTGAGTCCATGGATGAGTATCATACTTCCACACCGATGGACCAAGAGGAGGATGATGATGGGAGCGAAGGTCCCACTCCAGACCTGGATGATGTGGAGCAGCCGGACAGCGGGGCCACAGCAAGACCTGAGGAGAACTTAGACACGGATTGGGgccaagatagtgaatcaaaaAACTTAGAACTATCAGGGACACAAGACTCTACTGACCAGTCCATAATGATAGTTGTGACACCAACAGAGGAAAGCCCTTGTGAATCCATTTTGAACACTGTCTCAGTTTCAGAAACACTGCATGAGAGTGATCTCGAGAACAGAACAGTGGAAGACACAGAGCTCACATCAGGTGAAGTAGCCGGTGACTGCACAGACAGTCTTGACAAGGCTGAATCGACAAAACCAAATATTGCAATCTCAGAACAACCGGCAGAGATGCCCCATTGTGGAAGCAGCGATGCTGACGACTGTCAGAAGGATACCGAGGTATCCATTGAGAAGGCGGAGACAGAACCTGTCAAGGAACTCATCAAAGTTGAAGTTCAAGGTACTGACTCCGCTGGTAACTTCATCAGTGAGGTCGCCGTCATCGAGAAGTCATCAGGAGCGTGTGTGAAAAGGGAAGTGACTTGTGAAGCCCTGGAAAACGAAGGAGGCACAGAAATTTCCAAAGAAGTTGAAGGTGATGAGGAACAAGGTGAAACTGGCAGTAATGAAGAAAACATAGACACATATACAAAGGAATCTATACCATGGAACCCTGGCACTGTACAGAGACACAAGCAAGAGCTGGAGGAAAGGTTGAAATCTGAACTGTCTAAGGCAGAGACTAGCAGGACTGGGAGAGAGTCAAGGGACAGTTCTGGAGTGAGCAGTCGGTCAAGCAGTCCAACATCACCTCAAAGCAGTACTGAAGATCTCAGCACAGGTGAACTTGTCGAAAGCGGACAGGAAGTCGATAAAACACTTTGCCAGGAGGAGGCAGAAACCATGGAAACGGAAAAGCAAGATGAGGACGCATCTGAGGAAGAGGGTGAGAGAGACACTGTCCCGGAACCAGGCACAGTGAAAAGAACGATGGAAATTTTCCACAAACAGATTGAAAAAGAGGCAAAAGAGGCTTCCAGAGACAGAGTCTCATCTTGGGAAAAGGATACTCACTCAGACGACAGCTCTAGAAGCTCAAGAGCCAGCTCCATCGACGATGTAAGACCAACGGGGAAAACCGAAGACGCAAGCCGGCAGTCTGATGGAGAAGTTGTGTGGGAAAACGATGACGAACTGTCCGACAGGAGTGATGGAGAAGTGAAGGAAGAGGAAGGAACTACTCAAAAAGATGGCAGTGAAGAGAAAAAGGAGCACAAGTTTGTCGTCATCGCCGGGGAGGAAATGCAATATGAGCCCGGATATGTCAAAAGATTTACATTAGACTTTGAACAAATGTTTGCGGAGGTCGTGCACAAAGCAAAGAAACCAATCCCCCTGGAAGACGAGACTGACGATGCACCTGTAGGTGATACTATTAAGGATTCGCCAAGTGGGGATGGAAAAGAGAACGCTTGTAGTCTTTCAGAGTTCACAGGAGTTGGAGGAATTCTGAAAGAGCCATCCAAGGAAGGTGAAGTGAGCCAAACAGAAGACGAGACATCTAATAAACAGACAG ATGAAACAAGTGACGATGCAGAAGTGAAAGCACAGGCAACGACTGAAAGCAGTGAACAGGATACATCAGAAAGTAATTGTACTGTGAAATCCTCCTACAAAGAAGAAATGATTGAACTGCCAGTAGGGACTGTCAAACAACAAAGAGAGGCTATTGAAGGGAAAACCAGCAAAGATGCCAGCCAACTGAAGA AATCAGAAGAAGAGCATCATGAGTGGGTGAAGGAGGGAAAACTGACCGTTGAAGAAGTGAGAAAAATACGGGACCTCGGCAAATTGATTCTTGGCAAAGAAGACGAACATAAAGTGAAAAAGCAAAGGAAAAGTAAAGACTCTGGTGGTGGCGCATGTCAAAAAG GCATGACCCAGAGTTGCAGTGATGAAAATCTTCCAAAATTAGCAGGTATACCCACCAACTCAGTGAAGGAGAAAGCCATGCAGTTAGAACTCACCGGAACATTCAGTCAACCAGAGTTGAAAAGGTCGGCATCAGTTGCCAAGATGTCGGATGAACTAGTTACCCCGGAAGATCCGTTCCCTCCGGAGTTTCCACAACCGGATCAGGGACATGAAGACGAGGGACTGAGACTTTTGAGAGACTCACAGTCGGGTGGTGGACAGCAGGACAGTACCGTGAAGGGACTCGTCGGTATATTCAACCGAAATTCAGTGAATTTAGATTCAGAGAGGAAAGAGAGTGCCGGTAGCAGCAGATCAGCTGTGTCTGAGGATGATAATCAGGGGGGAGAGGTTTCACCGTCAAGCCAAGTGAAAATTATAGATCAAAGGCCCAGTGACTCTGATGGTGCTAATTCTGAACCAAAACAAGGCAGTGCCCAGTCAACAGCACCTGATGGTGGTAGTGGTGGGACCTCAGTGGCATCTAGTACCAGTGCAAACATTGGTCCTTCTGCCAGTGCTGGCACCAGTGTGGGCTCAACAGCGTGTGGCTGTTCTGCGAGAGGCATGTCTCGATCAGAGTCGGCAAGTCCAACCGAGGCTTTATTTTTGAAACCAAAGGATCAAGGTGAAGAGGAGGCGTCGGGATTGACATCTCGGAAAGTGAGAACACAGCACGGAAAGACTCATCCATTAAGTAAACTAAACACTCAGCGTAGTGCCAATCAATACTACAATACAATGTGA